GAGGTCGAGGGCTGGATCATGGCGTATGGGTACCGTTGCTCCATATGTATCCTGAGGCTAATATCCCCGTAATCGCTGTATCTGTAGACTCGCTGCGTACGCCGCAGGAACAGTATGATATAGGCCGAATACTGGAACAGCTGCGTCATGATGATGTGCTGATCATTGGTAGTGGTGGAACGGTTCACAATTTACGATTGCTGGGCAATACGGATGAACCGCAAGCGTGGGCGGTGGAATTTGATAACTGGATCGGGGAGCGCTTGGAGCAGTGGAACACAAGAGAACTGTTTCAATATGAGAAAAAAGCCCCTCATGCACGTACGGCAGTGCCGTCGTATGGTACAGAACACCTTGCGCCTTTGTTCTACGCGATGGGTACAGCAGATATGTCCCGATCAGCGAAGCGTCTATTCCAATCTTACCCTTATGGAACGCTCAGTTTGAACTGCTGGCAGTTTGGAGACGGCGTGTAACTTGGAACAGACAACAGCCTGAATAGGTGTTTGAAGCCAGTTGGGTACGGACAACATGTGTTAATGTATACAATTACAATATATAAACAAAAGAAGGTTCCTGTACACCCTGGATGGGCTAAAGGAACCTTCTTTTAATACGAGGACATATTCATACAATAGATCTTTATTTGCGGATTTCGAACAATTCACAGTCTGTACGCGAATGATAAGCAAGTTCACTGACACTGGATTGTACAACTATGGTATTGCTGTCAAAACGGATAATAATGCCACCCGAGTCAATCTGGTGATTATCTTTGAAAACTCGAACCTTATACTTCATATTCATGGCTTCCTGGAAGTCTGCATCGGTCTCAAGA
The window above is part of the Paenibacillus sp. 1781tsa1 genome. Proteins encoded here:
- a CDS encoding class III extradiol ring-cleavage dioxygenase, producing MTLPALFIAHGSPALAVESNDYTHFLNQLGDRLPAPKAIVVFTAHWDSPEPSVTMDDTHQTLHDFYGFPSTMYTMEYPASGQPDLANEICALFTRSNLAHQPIRGRGLDHGVWVPLLHMYPEANIPVIAVSVDSLRTPQEQYDIGRILEQLRHDDVLIIGSGGTVHNLRLLGNTDEPQAWAVEFDNWIGERLEQWNTRELFQYEKKAPHARTAVPSYGTEHLAPLFYAMGTADMSRSAKRLFQSYPYGTLSLNCWQFGDGV